The genomic stretch TCCGCAACTGTTTCGCGAGGTGGCGTAGAGATGTCTTCGGCGGAGACGATTCTGCTCCTGGGGGCGGGCGGCCACGCACGGGCATGTATTGACGTGATCGAACAAGAGGGCCGTTTCCGGGTTGCTGGCCTCGTTGGTTTACCCGAGGAGGTTGGCAGGGAGGTTCTTGGCTATCCCGTGCTTGGTTCGGATGATGATCTGCCGGCGTTGCTCGGTCAGTATTCAGCGGGCATCGTGGTGATCGGTCAGATCAAGACGCCGGTGCCGAGAATGATGCAATTCGCGCATCTCAGGGCTCGTGGGCTGTGCGTGCCTGTCATGGTCTCGCCGCGTGCATATGTTTCCCGTCACGCGCGCGTGGGAGATGGCTCCTTCGTTTTGCACGGTGCGGTGATTAACGCGTCGGCGTCAGTGGGCGAGAACTGCATTGTGAACAGCCTCTCGCTGATCGAACATGACGTTCTGGTTGATGACCACTGCCACATCGCAACCGGAGCGAGAATAAACAGCGGTGTCCGGATTGGCGAAGGAAGCTTCATTGGCAGCGGTAGCCTGATCAGGCAGGGCGTAGTCATCGGGCGCAATTGCATCATTGGCATGGGACAGGTCGTGTTGAAAGACTGCCCCGACGGCACTCAGTTGCCTCAGAGGAGGATACGTTGAAAACCCTGATCATTGCCGAGGCCGGCGTGAACCATAACGGCGATCTGAACATGGCACGGGCGCTTGTCGATGCAGCCGCCGAGGCGGGTGCAGACTTGGTGAAGTTCCAGACCTTCAGCGCAGATCGTCTTGTGACGACTTCGGCGCGTAAGGCCGACTACCAGATCAAGGCGACGGAGGCCGATGAGTCGCAGTATGAAATGATCCGGCGGCTCGAACTGTCACCGGCAATGCATGCGGATCTGATCGGACACTGCCAGCAGCGAGGGATCGAGTTCTTCTCCACCGCCTTTGATCTTGACAGTCTCGATTACCTGAACAGCCTTGGCATGCCCCGCATCAAGGTGCCGTCCGGGGAAATTACCAATCTGCCCTACCTGCGAAAGGTCGGCGCTTTTGGCAAGCACGTCATTCTGTCGACCGGAATGTCGACGCTGGGAGAGATCGAGGCTGCGGTGGATGTGCTTGAGCGGGCCGGAACATCTCGCGACCGTATTACGGTATTGCATTGCAACACCGAGTATCCGGTGCCGATGGCAGAAGTGAACCTCCGAGCGATGATCTCGATTCGCGAGGCGTTTGGCGTTGAGGTTGGCTTCTCTGACCATACCGAAGGTATCGAGGTCGCGGTCGCTGCCGTTGCGCTCGGTGCGTGCGTCATCGAAAAACACTTCACGCTCGATCGAAGCCTGCCAGGTCCTGATCACCGGGCAAGCATCGAGCCGCAGGAGCTTGCGCACCTGATTCGTTCGATTCGGAACATTGAACTCGCAATGGGCGACGGGGTGAAACGCCCCGGTTTGAGGGAGAGTCAGAATATCCCGGTAGTCCGGAAGTCGCTGGTGGCAGTCAAGCAAATTCACGCGGGCGAGCTATTCTCGGCTGAGAATGTCGGCGTCAAACGGCCCGGCACGGGCCTCAATCCCATGCGATGGG from Parazoarcus communis encodes the following:
- a CDS encoding acetyltransferase: MSSAETILLLGAGGHARACIDVIEQEGRFRVAGLVGLPEEVGREVLGYPVLGSDDDLPALLGQYSAGIVVIGQIKTPVPRMMQFAHLRARGLCVPVMVSPRAYVSRHARVGDGSFVLHGAVINASASVGENCIVNSLSLIEHDVLVDDHCHIATGARINSGVRIGEGSFIGSGSLIRQGVVIGRNCIIGMGQVVLKDCPDGTQLPQRRIR
- the neuB gene encoding N-acetylneuraminate synthase, producing MKTLIIAEAGVNHNGDLNMARALVDAAAEAGADLVKFQTFSADRLVTTSARKADYQIKATEADESQYEMIRRLELSPAMHADLIGHCQQRGIEFFSTAFDLDSLDYLNSLGMPRIKVPSGEITNLPYLRKVGAFGKHVILSTGMSTLGEIEAAVDVLERAGTSRDRITVLHCNTEYPVPMAEVNLRAMISIREAFGVEVGFSDHTEGIEVAVAAVALGACVIEKHFTLDRSLPGPDHRASIEPQELAHLIRSIRNIELAMGDGVKRPGLRESQNIPVVRKSLVAVKQIHAGELFSAENVGVKRPGTGLNPMRWDEVIGRRSARDFSVNELIEL